The following proteins come from a genomic window of Natrinema saccharevitans:
- a CDS encoding class I SAM-dependent methyltransferase encodes MEVPCVRVAREEGEATRSALADADLIDDDYEIAVEDGWLYIPVADPDAAAALLADGEIVSRTVSEREQQTTPADLLEFDPTYERLGEAALIDEDDPEHARAIADAILESDLPVETVLNKASKVKGETRVRDWELLAGENTEVVHREYGCEFLLDLAEVYFSPRLATERHRVAEQVSEAHRASERASGQGPQAASERAFDMFAGVGPFVIPFAKRGATCVGVDLNPDAVEYLRENARRNGVADRVTTINDDVREVATEYADWADRLVMNLPHSADEFLESAVIVAGDDCTLHYYDIQHEDDPFGPGERAIRAAAEPEYDVTVETRHTVRSYAPHELNVCLDVRLER; translated from the coding sequence ATGGAAGTTCCGTGCGTCCGCGTCGCTCGCGAGGAGGGGGAAGCGACGCGATCGGCGCTTGCCGACGCGGACCTGATCGACGACGACTACGAGATCGCCGTCGAGGACGGGTGGCTCTACATCCCCGTCGCCGACCCCGACGCCGCCGCTGCCCTGCTCGCGGACGGCGAGATCGTCTCGCGGACGGTCAGCGAACGCGAGCAGCAAACGACGCCCGCGGACCTGCTCGAGTTCGACCCCACCTACGAACGTCTCGGAGAGGCCGCACTCATCGACGAGGACGACCCCGAGCACGCGCGGGCGATCGCGGACGCGATCCTCGAGTCGGACCTCCCCGTCGAGACGGTGCTGAACAAGGCCTCGAAAGTCAAAGGCGAGACGCGGGTCCGTGACTGGGAGCTGCTCGCGGGCGAAAACACCGAGGTCGTCCACCGCGAGTACGGCTGTGAGTTCCTGTTAGACCTCGCCGAGGTCTACTTCTCGCCGCGGCTCGCGACGGAACGGCATCGCGTGGCCGAGCAGGTCAGCGAGGCGCACCGGGCCTCGGAACGTGCGAGCGGGCAGGGCCCGCAAGCCGCAAGCGAGCGCGCCTTCGACATGTTCGCCGGCGTCGGCCCCTTCGTGATCCCGTTCGCGAAACGCGGCGCGACCTGCGTCGGGGTCGATCTCAACCCCGACGCCGTCGAATACCTCCGCGAGAACGCCCGCCGGAACGGCGTCGCGGACCGGGTGACCACCATCAACGACGACGTCCGCGAGGTCGCGACGGAGTACGCGGACTGGGCCGACCGCCTCGTGATGAACCTCCCTCACAGCGCCGACGAGTTCCTCGAGTCGGCGGTCATCGTCGCCGGCGACGACTGCACCCTCCACTACTACGACATCCAGCACGAGGACGACCCGTTCGGGCCCGGTGAGCGGGCAATCCGCGCGGCCGCCGAACCCGAGTACGACGTCACCGTCGAGACCCGCCACACCGTCCGCTCGTATGCCCCCCACGAACTGAACGTCTGTCTGGACGTCCGCCTCGAGCGGTGA
- a CDS encoding arsenate-mycothiol transferase ArsC — MTDPSEPIRIAFVCVQNAGRSQMAYAFAQREVTDRGLSDDVDLVTGGTHPADHVHDGVVRAMSAVGIDISDRTPREITFEEIQESEYVVTMGCSAEDVCPAGWAGENRDWGLDDPDGKSATEIDQIRDEIDDRVSRLFDEVASQR; from the coding sequence ATGACCGATCCGTCGGAACCGATCCGTATCGCCTTCGTCTGTGTCCAGAACGCCGGCCGGTCACAGATGGCCTACGCGTTCGCCCAGCGGGAGGTCACGGATCGGGGATTATCGGACGATGTCGACCTCGTGACTGGCGGAACCCACCCCGCCGACCACGTTCACGACGGGGTCGTTCGAGCGATGTCCGCAGTCGGAATCGATATTTCGGACCGGACGCCTCGAGAGATTACGTTCGAGGAGATCCAAGAAAGCGAGTACGTCGTCACGATGGGGTGTTCTGCCGAGGACGTGTGTCCGGCCGGATGGGCGGGTGAAAACCGCGACTGGGGCCTCGACGATCCGGATGGGAAATCGGCGACCGAGATCGACCAGATCCGAGACGAGATCGACGACCGGGTCAGCAGATTGTTCGACGAGGTCGCCTCGCAACGCTGA
- the arsB gene encoding ACR3 family arsenite efflux transporter, giving the protein MSNVEHEHGPDCGCPDCGDPRSMDFLDKYLTVWIFGAMFVGVGLGYVAPSVTQPIQDLHLVEIGLILMMYPPLAKVNYGQLPTVFKNVTVLGLSLVQNWLIGPTVMFALAIVFFSGITPGLPARPEFFLGLVFIGMARCIAMVLVWNELADGSSEYAAGLVAFNSVFQIFTYGVYVWFFALFVPDLLGLEELAAGIDSFNIGPWEVFTAIAIFLGIPFAAGIVSRAVGTHTKGVEWYEEEFVPTIDPLTLIALLFTVVVMFAMQGERIVGQPSDVLLLAVPLTIYFVVMFFVSFGMGHGIGADYSTTTAIGFTAASNNFELAIAVATAVFGVGSGVAFATVIGPLIEVPVLLSLVYVALWFQRRLDWAGHTTGQLESTKPSSSGSSGSDPVTEDD; this is encoded by the coding sequence ATGAGTAACGTCGAACACGAACACGGCCCGGACTGCGGCTGTCCGGACTGCGGGGATCCGCGGTCGATGGACTTCCTTGATAAGTATCTGACCGTCTGGATCTTCGGCGCGATGTTCGTCGGCGTCGGCCTCGGCTACGTCGCCCCGTCGGTGACCCAACCCATTCAGGACCTTCACCTCGTGGAGATCGGACTCATCCTGATGATGTATCCGCCGCTGGCGAAGGTCAACTACGGCCAGTTGCCGACCGTCTTCAAGAACGTGACGGTACTCGGGCTGAGCCTCGTCCAGAACTGGCTGATCGGCCCGACCGTGATGTTCGCGCTGGCGATCGTCTTCTTCAGCGGCATCACGCCGGGGCTGCCTGCCCGACCGGAGTTCTTCCTCGGGCTGGTGTTCATCGGGATGGCCCGCTGTATCGCGATGGTCTTGGTGTGGAACGAACTCGCCGACGGCTCCAGCGAGTACGCCGCGGGGCTGGTCGCGTTCAACAGCGTCTTCCAGATCTTCACCTACGGCGTCTACGTCTGGTTCTTCGCGTTGTTCGTCCCCGACCTGCTGGGACTCGAGGAACTCGCAGCGGGTATCGACTCCTTCAACATCGGCCCGTGGGAAGTCTTCACTGCGATCGCGATCTTCCTCGGGATCCCCTTCGCCGCGGGCATCGTCTCGCGCGCCGTCGGGACGCATACGAAAGGTGTCGAGTGGTACGAGGAGGAGTTCGTGCCGACGATCGACCCGCTGACGTTGATCGCGCTGCTTTTCACCGTCGTCGTGATGTTCGCGATGCAAGGCGAACGCATCGTCGGCCAGCCCAGTGACGTCCTGCTGCTCGCCGTCCCGCTGACGATCTACTTCGTGGTGATGTTCTTCGTCAGCTTCGGGATGGGCCACGGAATCGGAGCCGACTACTCGACGACGACCGCGATCGGCTTCACTGCGGCCTCGAACAACTTCGAACTCGCAATCGCCGTCGCGACGGCGGTGTTTGGCGTCGGATCCGGCGTCGCCTTCGCGACGGTCATCGGCCCGCTGATCGAGGTGCCCGTCCTGCTCTCGCTCGTGTACGTCGCACTGTGGTTCCAGCGCCGACTCGACTGGGCCGGCCACACGACGGGACAGCTCGAGAGTACGAAACCGTCTAGTTCCGGTAGCAGCGGATCCGACCCGGTCACGGAGGATGACTGA
- a CDS encoding ArsR/SmtB family transcription factor — MAQATNRLQRYLDDELGECRSEDVERRLDELSTLEAGLGTAQAEAELDVLSALANETRYTLVRVLVAAEEELCVCELNAVVDVTESGLSHALSALVDAGLVESWKDGRWKKYRATNRAVALVTVLEGSVTIDE; from the coding sequence ATGGCACAAGCGACGAACCGACTCCAACGCTATCTCGACGACGAACTCGGAGAGTGTCGCAGCGAGGATGTCGAGCGACGACTGGACGAACTCAGCACGCTCGAGGCCGGACTCGGGACGGCACAGGCGGAGGCGGAACTCGACGTTCTTTCGGCGCTGGCCAACGAGACGCGCTATACCCTCGTACGCGTACTCGTCGCAGCCGAAGAAGAACTCTGCGTCTGCGAACTGAACGCCGTCGTCGACGTGACCGAGAGCGGGCTCAGCCACGCCCTCTCGGCGCTCGTCGACGCCGGCCTCGTCGAGAGTTGGAAGGATGGCCGCTGGAAGAAGTACCGGGCGACCAACCGCGCGGTGGCACTCGTCACCGTCCTCGAAGGGAGCGTGACTATCGATGAGTAA
- a CDS encoding Rieske (2Fe-2S) protein has product MRGTRLTTVETVHEDRSWLFTIRDQYGEPDEAILVPCRAGVEAWINRCTHEAQRFDTGRGAAIRDGQIICPKHGSMFDSCSGYCDNGEAADTTLPSVGVTVEDGVVYLTDDDFTFAHEGAIDDEDDEDDGPSSTSHIGF; this is encoded by the coding sequence ATGCGCGGAACGCGACTCACGACCGTCGAAACGGTCCACGAGGACCGATCGTGGCTCTTTACGATTCGCGATCAGTACGGCGAACCCGACGAGGCGATTCTAGTCCCCTGTAGAGCGGGGGTCGAAGCGTGGATCAATCGCTGTACCCACGAGGCCCAGCGATTCGACACGGGCCGGGGGGCAGCGATTCGGGACGGACAGATCATCTGCCCGAAACACGGATCGATGTTCGACAGCTGCTCGGGTTACTGCGACAACGGCGAGGCGGCCGATACGACGCTGCCGTCCGTCGGCGTGACCGTCGAAGACGGCGTCGTCTACCTGACCGACGACGATTTCACCTTCGCCCACGAAGGCGCGATCGACGACGAAGACGACGAGGACGACGGTCCGTCGTCGACCTCACACATCGGGTTCTGA
- the dph5 gene encoding diphthine synthase, translating into MLTFIGLGLYDERSITVEGREALRAADRAYAEFYTSELIGTTIEDLESHHDTAIEVRDRAGVEQHPEDMLEAAETEDVAFLTAGDTMISTTHVDLRLRAHDRGIETRVIHGVTAQTATSALTGLQNYRFGKATTLPFPYAHGADGLPASVTETTDSNRADGLHTIVYLDIKIGHERTDEDEYMTADVGAELLAEEYPDLVGVVVARAGSPDPIVEAGTMTELADREFGAPLHLLVVPGECHLLEADALEELAGADRDALDIA; encoded by the coding sequence ATGCTCACGTTCATCGGCCTCGGACTCTACGACGAGCGGTCGATCACCGTCGAGGGCCGGGAGGCCCTCCGGGCGGCCGACCGCGCCTACGCCGAGTTCTACACCAGCGAACTGATCGGGACGACGATCGAGGACCTCGAGTCTCACCACGACACGGCGATCGAAGTCCGGGACCGCGCGGGCGTCGAACAGCATCCCGAAGACATGCTCGAGGCGGCGGAGACCGAGGACGTGGCCTTTCTCACCGCGGGCGACACGATGATCTCGACGACTCACGTCGACCTGCGCCTGCGGGCCCACGACCGCGGGATCGAGACGCGGGTGATCCACGGCGTCACGGCCCAGACGGCCACCAGCGCGCTGACCGGACTCCAGAACTACCGGTTCGGGAAGGCGACGACGCTGCCCTTTCCCTACGCCCACGGCGCCGACGGCCTGCCCGCGAGCGTGACCGAGACGACCGATTCGAACCGGGCGGACGGGCTCCACACGATCGTCTACCTCGATATTAAGATCGGCCACGAGCGGACCGACGAGGACGAGTACATGACCGCCGACGTCGGGGCCGAGTTGCTCGCCGAGGAATACCCCGATCTCGTCGGCGTCGTCGTCGCCCGCGCGGGCAGCCCCGACCCGATCGTCGAGGCCGGCACCATGACCGAACTCGCCGACCGGGAGTTCGGCGCCCCGCTGCATCTGCTGGTCGTGCCCGGCGAGTGTCACCTCCTCGAGGCCGACGCGCTCGAGGAACTGGCCGGGGCCGATCGGGACGCCCTCGATATCGCCTGA
- a CDS encoding alpha/beta fold hydrolase yields the protein MTRDDTLVGVDSRFVETGRLGTHYLESGDSDRTVDAGETVVFLHGNVSSSRFFEDVMADLPGRHRAIAPDIRGYGDSEPKPVDATNGLGDFERDLHALLGELDRAEPVVLVGWSNGGGVAMRYAIDHPEAVAALVLVNPLSPYGFGGTKDLEGTPCFDDHAGSGGGIGNDAFVAGLADRDRGVEGRTSPRKVLRTYYVDPTHEFDAEREESYLTGMLDTATGDENYPGSSNPSDNWPGIAPGETGVNNSISPKYCDLEGVTEIDTDAKPPVLWIRGDSDQIVSNASLFDLGTLGRMGELPDWPGEDVFPPQPMVDQTRAVCERYADRGGEFEEVVFGNTGHAPHLEVPGDFRDRLESVLGG from the coding sequence ATGACTCGAGACGACACCCTCGTCGGGGTCGACTCACGGTTCGTCGAAACGGGGCGATTGGGGACCCACTATCTCGAGTCGGGGGATTCCGACCGGACTGTGGACGCGGGCGAGACGGTCGTGTTCCTCCACGGAAACGTCTCCTCCTCGCGGTTCTTCGAGGACGTGATGGCCGACCTGCCCGGTCGGCATCGGGCGATCGCACCCGACATCCGGGGGTACGGCGACTCGGAGCCGAAACCGGTCGACGCGACGAACGGGCTCGGCGACTTCGAGCGGGATCTGCACGCGCTGCTCGGCGAACTCGATCGCGCGGAGCCGGTCGTCCTCGTCGGCTGGTCCAACGGCGGCGGGGTCGCGATGCGGTACGCGATCGACCACCCCGAGGCGGTCGCGGCCCTCGTCCTCGTCAACCCGCTGTCGCCGTACGGCTTCGGCGGGACGAAAGACCTCGAGGGAACGCCGTGTTTCGACGACCACGCCGGCTCCGGCGGCGGGATCGGCAACGATGCCTTCGTCGCGGGACTTGCCGACCGTGACCGTGGCGTCGAGGGCCGAACCTCGCCGCGGAAGGTCCTGCGGACCTACTACGTCGATCCGACCCACGAGTTCGACGCCGAGCGCGAGGAGTCGTACCTGACCGGGATGCTCGACACGGCGACCGGAGACGAGAACTACCCCGGCTCGTCAAACCCCAGTGACAACTGGCCCGGCATCGCCCCCGGCGAAACCGGGGTGAACAACTCAATCTCGCCCAAATACTGCGACCTCGAGGGGGTCACCGAGATCGACACCGACGCCAAGCCGCCCGTGCTGTGGATCCGCGGTGACTCGGATCAGATCGTCTCGAACGCCTCGCTGTTCGACCTGGGGACGCTCGGCCGAATGGGCGAACTCCCCGACTGGCCCGGCGAGGACGTCTTCCCGCCCCAGCCGATGGTCGACCAGACCCGCGCCGTCTGCGAGCGCTACGCCGACCGCGGCGGCGAGTTCGAGGAGGTCGTTTTCGGCAACACCGGCCACGCGCCCCATCTCGAGGTTCCGGGGGACTTCCGCGACCGGCTCGAGTCGGTGCTGGGTGGCTGA
- a CDS encoding MFS transporter, whose protein sequence is MARNDRAVTAFAMLGHATFHTYELVIPIFVAIWLEAFSTTPAFLGAAVGASYALVGVGELPSGLLADRVSSKALVLACSLGMGAAFAVVAVAQTIAVLTAGLLL, encoded by the coding sequence ATGGCTCGGAACGATCGAGCCGTGACGGCCTTCGCCATGCTCGGCCACGCTACGTTTCACACCTACGAGCTGGTGATTCCGATCTTCGTCGCCATCTGGCTCGAGGCTTTCTCGACGACACCGGCGTTTCTGGGGGCCGCCGTCGGCGCGAGCTACGCCCTCGTGGGGGTCGGCGAACTCCCGAGCGGCCTGCTCGCCGACCGAGTCAGTTCCAAGGCGCTCGTGCTGGCGTGCTCGCTCGGCATGGGTGCGGCGTTCGCGGTCGTCGCCGTCGCGCAGACGATCGCCGTGCTGACCGCCGGGCTCCTGTTGTGA
- the leuB gene encoding 3-isopropylmalate dehydrogenase codes for MTHEIAVIPGDGIGQEVTPAAVEVLEALEPEFEFVDADAGDAVKEETGEALPQETYDLAASADATLFGAAGNTAADVILPLREAVESFVNVRPAKAYPGVDAVRPETDLVFLRENTEGVYAGHEDRLTQDVSTLTRVVTESASERLAEFACDYVAGDDHDGFSIVHKANVMRETDGLFRDTVKGVADEHGVETDQVLMDAFATRVCLDPEQFDVVVCPNLAGDVLSDLAAGLVGGLGLLPSANIGPDRALFEPVHGTAPDIAGEGVANPAATIVSAAMLLEYLGYDEASDRVHDAVEATLADGPRTPDLGGDASTEDVTAAIIDRL; via the coding sequence ATGACTCACGAGATCGCCGTCATCCCGGGCGACGGAATCGGACAGGAAGTAACGCCGGCCGCCGTCGAGGTACTCGAAGCCCTCGAGCCCGAGTTCGAGTTCGTCGACGCGGACGCCGGAGACGCGGTAAAGGAAGAAACCGGCGAGGCGCTACCCCAGGAGACCTACGACCTGGCGGCGTCGGCCGACGCGACGCTGTTCGGCGCGGCCGGGAACACGGCCGCCGACGTCATCCTACCGCTCCGGGAGGCGGTCGAGTCGTTCGTCAACGTCCGCCCGGCGAAGGCCTATCCCGGCGTCGACGCCGTCCGTCCCGAGACCGACCTCGTTTTCCTCCGGGAGAACACCGAGGGCGTCTACGCGGGCCACGAGGATCGACTGACCCAGGACGTCTCGACGCTGACCCGCGTCGTCACGGAGTCCGCCTCGGAGCGACTCGCCGAGTTCGCCTGTGACTACGTCGCCGGCGACGACCACGACGGCTTCTCGATCGTCCACAAGGCGAACGTCATGCGCGAGACGGACGGACTCTTCCGCGACACGGTCAAGGGCGTCGCCGACGAGCACGGCGTCGAGACCGATCAGGTGCTGATGGACGCCTTCGCGACGCGGGTCTGTCTCGACCCCGAGCAGTTCGACGTCGTCGTCTGTCCGAACCTCGCGGGCGACGTCCTCTCCGACCTCGCCGCGGGACTGGTCGGCGGGCTGGGCCTGCTTCCCTCGGCCAACATCGGCCCCGACCGCGCCCTCTTCGAGCCCGTCCACGGCACCGCGCCCGACATCGCCGGCGAGGGCGTCGCCAACCCCGCCGCGACGATCGTTTCCGCGGCGATGTTGCTCGAGTACCTGGGCTACGACGAGGCGAGCGACCGCGTCCACGATGCCGTCGAGGCCACGCTGGCCGACGGGCCGCGAACGCCGGATCTGGGCGGTGACGCCTCCACCGAGGACGTGACCGCGGCGATTATCGACCGCCTGTAA
- a CDS encoding DMT family transporter, producing MSRFRDGGLFLLLAVLWGFSFPAISVGLEYLPPLLFAAARYDIAAVLLLTAAVVRVEKWRPTARNDLLAVAGGGVFLIAGNGLLFLGQQTVPSGVAAILQGLVPIITALWAIPLLGERLSPLGAVGAAIGFLGVGLVIQPDPANLLAGDTASQLLIVGQVCSVALGGVLIQRAGPTLEQLPLVGWSMLVGGLVLHAVSLAAGELPSVDVVGPVSVGALLYLGVFATAIAFMIYFRVLAEYGAFEAALIGYLVPIVATIASVVLLGEEIGALTVAGFGLVAVGFALLKRRAIADAVGFSTGVGSP from the coding sequence ATGTCTCGTTTCCGCGACGGGGGACTTTTCCTGTTGCTCGCCGTCCTGTGGGGATTTTCGTTCCCCGCGATCTCGGTCGGCCTCGAGTATCTCCCGCCGCTGCTCTTTGCGGCCGCCCGGTACGACATCGCGGCGGTCCTGTTGTTGACCGCGGCCGTCGTCCGGGTCGAGAAGTGGCGACCGACCGCACGGAACGACCTGCTCGCGGTCGCGGGCGGCGGCGTCTTCCTCATCGCCGGCAACGGCCTGCTCTTTCTGGGCCAGCAGACGGTTCCGAGCGGCGTCGCCGCAATTTTGCAGGGACTGGTGCCGATCATCACCGCGCTGTGGGCGATCCCGCTGCTGGGCGAGCGGCTCTCGCCGCTCGGGGCCGTCGGCGCGGCGATCGGCTTTCTGGGCGTCGGCCTCGTGATCCAGCCCGATCCGGCCAACCTGCTGGCCGGTGACACCGCCTCGCAGTTGCTCATCGTCGGGCAGGTCTGCAGCGTCGCGCTCGGCGGCGTGTTGATCCAGCGGGCCGGCCCGACCCTCGAGCAACTGCCGCTGGTCGGCTGGTCGATGCTCGTCGGCGGGCTCGTCTTGCACGCGGTCAGCCTCGCGGCCGGCGAGTTGCCGAGCGTCGACGTGGTCGGCCCCGTCTCGGTCGGTGCGTTGCTCTATCTCGGCGTCTTCGCGACCGCGATCGCCTTCATGATCTACTTTCGCGTCCTCGCGGAATACGGCGCGTTCGAGGCGGCGTTGATCGGCTATCTGGTGCCGATCGTCGCGACGATCGCGAGCGTCGTCCTGCTGGGCGAGGAGATCGGCGCGCTGACCGTCGCCGGCTTCGGGCTGGTGGCGGTCGGCTTCGCCCTGCTCAAGCGTCGCGCGATCGCCGACGCGGTGGGGTTCTCGACGGGCGTCGGAAGCCCCTGA
- a CDS encoding HalOD1 output domain-containing protein gives MHPTLATALSRIAAREGCDRSALPPLYEAVDPEALAAVLESNGDVAVRFAYGDYRVVLGPDPDEVTVIDGAQ, from the coding sequence ATGCACCCAACACTCGCCACGGCACTGTCACGTATCGCGGCCCGTGAGGGCTGTGATCGATCGGCCTTGCCACCGCTGTACGAGGCCGTCGACCCCGAGGCACTGGCCGCGGTACTCGAGTCGAACGGGGACGTCGCCGTTCGCTTCGCGTACGGCGACTACCGCGTCGTACTCGGCCCCGATCCCGACGAAGTGACGGTGATCGACGGGGCGCAGTAA
- the leuD gene encoding 3-isopropylmalate dehydratase small subunit, translated as MGDEIEIPEVDSVAGSGVPIRGNDIDTDQIIPARFMKVVTFDGLGEFAFFDLRFDDDDNQKEHPFNEDRYQDSSVMVVNSNFGCGSSREHAPQALMRWGIDAIIGESFAEIFAGNCLALGIPTVTADSETIEALQDWVDENPDGEIEIDIEAEEVTYGDETIDVTVDDAQRKALVEGVWDTTALMKSNAGAVRETARELPYVDDAAIPEAE; from the coding sequence ATGGGCGACGAAATCGAGATTCCGGAGGTCGACTCCGTCGCCGGCTCGGGCGTCCCGATCCGAGGCAACGACATCGACACCGACCAGATCATCCCCGCCCGCTTCATGAAGGTCGTCACCTTCGACGGGCTGGGCGAGTTCGCGTTCTTCGATCTGCGGTTCGACGACGACGACAACCAGAAAGAGCACCCGTTCAACGAGGACCGCTATCAGGACTCCTCGGTGATGGTCGTCAACAGCAACTTCGGCTGTGGCTCCTCGCGCGAACACGCCCCGCAGGCGCTGATGCGCTGGGGCATCGACGCGATCATCGGCGAGAGCTTCGCCGAGATCTTCGCCGGCAACTGTCTGGCGCTCGGGATCCCGACCGTCACGGCCGACAGCGAGACGATCGAGGCCCTGCAGGACTGGGTTGACGAGAACCCCGACGGCGAGATCGAAATCGACATCGAGGCCGAGGAAGTCACCTACGGCGACGAGACGATCGACGTCACCGTCGACGACGCCCAGCGCAAGGCCCTCGTCGAGGGCGTCTGGGACACGACGGCGCTGATGAAGTCAAACGCCGGCGCGGTCCGCGAGACGGCTCGCGAACTGCCCTACGTCGACGACGCGGCGATTCCGGAAGCCGAATAG
- the leuC gene encoding 3-isopropylmalate dehydratase large subunit has product MSEDTLYDKVWDRHKVTTLPTGQDQLFVGLHLIHEVTSPQAFGMLRERDLEVAYPELTHATVDHIVPTADQSRPYEEDAAEEMMAELEENVREAGIDFSDPTTGDQGIVHVIGPEQGLTQPGKTIVCGDSHTSTHGAFGALAFGIGTSQIRDVLATGTVAMEKQKVRKIQVDGELGDGVEAKDVILEIIRRLGTEGGVGYVYEYAGEAIESLGMEGRMSICNMSIEGGARAGYVNPDETTYEWLEETDYFRENPEKFDELKPYWESIRSDEDAEYDDVVHIDADELEPVVTWGTTPGQGIGITDPIPEPESLPAEKQDTARRAQEHMRVEPGETMEGYDIDVAFLGSCTNARLPDLRRAARIVEGREVDDDVRAMVVPGSQRVQKAAEEEGLKDTFEEAGFEWRNAGCSMCLGMNEDQLEGDEACASSSNRNFVGRQGSKAGRTVLMNPQMVATAAITGEVTDVRELPETEVTA; this is encoded by the coding sequence ATGAGCGAGGACACACTGTACGACAAGGTCTGGGACCGACACAAAGTCACCACGCTGCCGACCGGACAGGATCAGCTGTTCGTCGGGCTCCACCTCATCCACGAGGTCACGAGCCCGCAAGCGTTCGGCATGCTCCGCGAACGGGACCTCGAGGTCGCCTACCCCGAACTGACCCACGCGACGGTCGATCACATCGTCCCGACGGCCGACCAGTCCCGCCCCTACGAGGAGGACGCGGCCGAGGAGATGATGGCCGAACTCGAGGAAAACGTCCGCGAGGCGGGCATCGACTTCTCGGACCCGACGACGGGCGATCAGGGGATCGTCCACGTCATCGGACCGGAGCAGGGACTGACCCAGCCCGGCAAGACGATCGTCTGTGGCGACAGCCACACCTCGACCCACGGTGCCTTCGGCGCGCTCGCCTTCGGCATCGGGACCTCCCAGATCCGCGACGTGCTCGCGACGGGAACCGTCGCCATGGAGAAACAGAAGGTCCGCAAGATCCAGGTCGACGGCGAACTCGGCGACGGCGTCGAGGCCAAGGACGTCATCCTCGAGATCATCCGCCGGCTGGGCACCGAGGGCGGCGTCGGCTACGTCTACGAGTACGCCGGCGAAGCCATCGAGAGCCTCGGGATGGAAGGCCGGATGTCGATCTGTAACATGTCCATCGAGGGCGGCGCTCGCGCGGGCTATGTCAACCCCGACGAGACCACCTACGAGTGGCTGGAAGAGACCGACTACTTCCGGGAGAACCCGGAGAAGTTCGACGAACTCAAACCCTACTGGGAGTCGATCCGGAGCGACGAGGACGCCGAGTACGACGACGTCGTTCACATCGACGCCGACGAACTCGAGCCGGTCGTCACCTGGGGGACCACGCCCGGCCAGGGGATCGGCATCACGGATCCGATCCCGGAGCCGGAGTCGCTGCCCGCGGAGAAACAGGACACCGCCCGACGCGCACAGGAACACATGCGCGTCGAGCCCGGCGAGACGATGGAGGGCTACGACATCGACGTGGCCTTCCTCGGTTCCTGTACGAACGCCCGCCTGCCCGACTTGCGACGCGCCGCCCGGATCGTCGAGGGACGGGAGGTCGACGACGACGTCCGCGCGATGGTCGTCCCCGGCAGCCAGCGCGTCCAGAAGGCCGCCGAGGAGGAAGGGCTCAAAGACACCTTCGAGGAGGCCGGCTTCGAGTGGCGCAACGCCGGCTGTTCGATGTGTCTGGGCATGAACGAGGACCAGCTCGAGGGCGACGAGGCCTGTGCCTCCTCCTCGAATCGGAACTTCGTCGGCCGACAGGGCTCGAAGGCCGGCCGCACGGTGTTGATGAACCCGCAGATGGTCGCCACGGCGGCGATCACCGGCGAAGTGACCGACGTTCGAGAGCTGCCGGAAACGGAGGTGACCGCCTGA